From a region of the Pantanalinema sp. genome:
- a CDS encoding DMT family transporter translates to MNSARNLLPVAALIASILSLTLGTSFAKHLFPLIGAQGTTSFRVTFAAVILLAIWRPWRLPLSAREARTIALYGAALGLMNLTFYMALRTIPLGIAIAIEITGPLCVAMAASRRPRDFVWIGLAVLGLLLLLPLHQSANRLDPLGVGYALASAVCWALYIVFGQRAGKAHGGQATSLGLTVAALVVLPFGLAHAGAALFNPSLMLAGLGVGIMSSALPYSLEMIALRRLPKKTFGVLLSLEPAVGAVIGFIVLGETLTPRQWLAIGSVIVASIGSTLGARKAEGARVESRP, encoded by the coding sequence TTGAATAGCGCCAGGAACCTGCTGCCCGTCGCGGCGCTGATCGCAAGCATCCTCTCCCTGACGCTCGGCACTTCGTTCGCCAAGCATCTCTTCCCGCTGATCGGGGCGCAGGGCACCACGAGCTTCCGCGTGACCTTCGCAGCCGTCATCCTGCTTGCGATCTGGCGGCCCTGGCGCCTGCCGCTGTCCGCGCGCGAGGCACGAACGATCGCCCTTTACGGCGCCGCGCTCGGCCTGATGAACCTGACGTTCTACATGGCGCTGCGCACGATCCCGCTCGGGATCGCGATCGCCATCGAGATCACCGGACCGCTCTGCGTCGCGATGGCCGCCTCGCGCAGGCCCAGGGACTTCGTCTGGATCGGCCTCGCGGTGCTGGGGTTGCTGCTGTTGCTGCCGCTCCACCAGAGCGCGAACCGGCTCGATCCGCTCGGCGTCGGCTACGCCCTCGCTTCTGCGGTGTGCTGGGCGCTCTACATCGTCTTCGGCCAGAGAGCGGGCAAGGCGCACGGCGGTCAGGCGACCTCGCTCGGCCTGACGGTCGCCGCTCTGGTCGTCCTCCCGTTCGGGCTCGCCCATGCCGGCGCCGCGCTCTTCAATCCGTCGCTGATGCTCGCGGGGCTCGGCGTCGGCATCATGTCGAGCGCGCTCCCCTATTCGCTGGAGATGATCGCGCTCAGGCGCCTCCCCAAAAAGACTTTCGGCGTCCTGCTCAGCCTGGAGCCCGCCGTGGGGGCGGTGATCGGGTTCATCGTCCTCGGCGAGACGCTGACGCCGAGGCAGTGGCTGGCGATCGGCAGCGTCATCGTCGCTTCGATCGGCAGCACACTCGGCGCGCGCAAGGCCGAGGGGGCCCGGGTCGAGAGCCGCCCTTAA
- a CDS encoding sensory rhodopsin transducer produces MSASSIGRTRWAIAEGYLPAWSHGPAPEMVSHEAICLLNTSDRVAHVAITVYFSNRDPVGPYRIQVSARRTLHLRMNDLSDPEPIPVGTDYASVIESDVPIVVQHTRLDSRQAENALLSTIAFAE; encoded by the coding sequence ATGAGCGCTTCTTCAATTGGGCGGACCCGCTGGGCGATCGCTGAAGGCTACCTACCCGCCTGGAGCCACGGCCCGGCCCCCGAGATGGTCAGCCACGAGGCGATCTGCCTGCTCAACACCTCGGATCGCGTCGCCCACGTCGCCATCACCGTGTACTTCAGCAACCGGGATCCGGTCGGGCCGTACCGCATCCAGGTCTCCGCGCGCAGGACGCTCCACCTTCGCATGAACGACCTGAGCGATCCGGAGCCGATCCCGGTCGGGACCGACTACGCAAGCGTCATCGAGTCGGACGTCCCCATCGTGGTCCAGCACACCCGGCTCGACTCGCGGCAGGCCGAGAACGCCCTGCTGAGCACCATCGCCTTCGCCGAGTGA
- a CDS encoding endonuclease, translating to MKPFVIALASVLLASSLAACGTSQHLQPAPYGTSRTKAFDQAPADYYRAAEGQQGQSLLRSLAGIVSKHKELGYDRARDVMFADVDDLDGDDVVECDYTDRQLDKITDRNSAYRNGKGFNAEHTWPQSKGAVGVAKSDLHHLFPTDCNANSMRSSFPFGEVVTVTWSEGGSKLGLDASGETVFEPRDEQKGNTARALFYFYTVYGQQADLSNFRHEEATLKKWHAKDPVTALDRARNDAVYRLQGNRNPFVDVPEFVQGVGSFLPTLNTPAFKLR from the coding sequence TTGAAACCATTCGTGATCGCCCTCGCGTCCGTCCTTCTCGCCTCGTCGCTCGCCGCCTGCGGGACCAGCCAGCACCTGCAGCCCGCGCCGTACGGCACGTCCAGGACCAAGGCCTTCGACCAGGCCCCGGCCGACTACTACCGGGCGGCTGAAGGCCAGCAGGGCCAGTCCCTGCTGCGCTCGCTCGCCGGCATCGTCTCCAAGCACAAGGAGCTGGGCTATGACCGCGCCCGCGACGTCATGTTCGCCGACGTGGACGACCTGGACGGCGACGACGTCGTCGAGTGCGATTACACCGACCGCCAGCTGGACAAGATCACCGATCGCAACTCCGCTTATCGCAACGGCAAGGGCTTCAACGCCGAGCACACCTGGCCCCAGAGCAAGGGCGCGGTCGGAGTGGCGAAGTCGGACCTCCATCACCTCTTCCCCACGGACTGCAACGCCAACTCCATGCGCAGCTCGTTTCCCTTCGGGGAGGTGGTGACGGTCACCTGGAGCGAGGGTGGCAGCAAGCTCGGGCTGGATGCGAGCGGCGAGACGGTGTTCGAGCCGCGCGACGAGCAGAAGGGCAACACGGCCCGGGCGCTCTTCTACTTCTACACCGTCTACGGCCAGCAGGCCGACCTCTCGAACTTCCGGCACGAGGAAGCGACCCTCAAGAAGTGGCACGCGAAGGACCCCGTCACGGCGCTGGATCGCGCGCGCAACGACGCGGTCTACCGCCTGCAGGGCAACCGCAATCCGTTCGTCGACGTGCCGGAGTTCGTCCAGGGCGTGGGCAGCTTCCTGCCCACCCTGAACACCCCCGCGTTCAAGCTGCGGTAG
- a CDS encoding enolase C-terminal domain-like protein, giving the protein MHAPIERIEVSAYRIPTDGPEADGTIAWDATTLVLVTAHAGATTGLGYTYAHEAAGLVAHKTLAPLLIGRDALDIPAAWEAMIRSVRNLGRPGVASMAIAAVDAALWDLKARTLGVPVVGLLGAARERIALYGSGGFTSYSLEHLARQLGGWIDQGLTMVKMKVGSDPAADLERVRAARRAIGQQASLFVDANGAYARKEALAFAAAFEACQVSWFEEPVSSDDLEGLRLLRDRAPAGMAIAAGEYGFDPPYFRRMLEAGAVDVLQADATRCCGITGFLKAAALAEAHMIPLSAHTAPSLHAHVCCAVPGVRHLEYFHDHARIEHMLFEGVLSPVDGALEPDRKRPGFGLSFKRADAERYAI; this is encoded by the coding sequence ATGCACGCACCGATCGAGCGAATCGAGGTCTCGGCCTACCGCATCCCGACGGATGGGCCCGAGGCGGACGGCACCATCGCCTGGGACGCGACGACCCTGGTCCTGGTGACGGCGCATGCGGGCGCGACGACGGGGCTCGGCTACACCTACGCCCACGAGGCGGCGGGCCTCGTCGCCCACAAGACACTCGCTCCTTTGCTCATCGGCCGGGACGCCCTGGACATCCCGGCCGCCTGGGAGGCGATGATCCGAAGCGTCCGCAACCTGGGCCGGCCCGGCGTGGCCAGCATGGCGATCGCGGCCGTGGACGCGGCGCTGTGGGACCTCAAGGCGAGGACCCTCGGGGTCCCGGTCGTCGGCCTGCTGGGGGCCGCGCGCGAGCGCATCGCGCTCTACGGCAGCGGCGGCTTCACCTCCTACTCCCTCGAACACCTCGCACGGCAGCTCGGAGGCTGGATCGACCAGGGGCTCACGATGGTCAAGATGAAGGTCGGCAGCGATCCGGCCGCCGACCTCGAGCGGGTGCGAGCGGCGCGGCGCGCGATCGGGCAGCAGGCCTCGCTCTTCGTCGACGCCAACGGCGCCTACGCGCGCAAGGAGGCCCTCGCCTTCGCCGCGGCCTTCGAGGCCTGCCAGGTGAGCTGGTTCGAGGAGCCCGTCTCCTCGGACGATCTCGAGGGGCTGCGCCTGCTGCGCGATCGCGCCCCCGCGGGCATGGCCATCGCCGCCGGCGAGTACGGCTTCGATCCCCCCTACTTCCGCCGCATGCTCGAGGCCGGGGCCGTGGACGTCCTGCAGGCGGACGCCACCCGCTGCTGCGGCATCACGGGCTTCCTCAAGGCCGCCGCCCTCGCCGAGGCGCACATGATCCCGCTCTCGGCGCACACCGCCCCCAGCCTGCATGCGCACGTCTGCTGCGCGGTCCCTGGCGTCCGGCACCTTGAGTATTTCCACGACCACGCGCGCATCGAGCACATGCTCTTCGAAGGGGTCCTCTCGCCCGTGGACGGCGCGCTCGAACCCGACCGCAAGCGCCCCGGGTTCGGGCTTTCCTTCAAGCGCGCCGACGCGGAGCGCTACGCGATCTAA
- a CDS encoding TIGR01777 family oxidoreductase — translation MNVFEASTPLERRHQAFAQIGTQRIAITGASGFVGTRLGSFLETGGHAVWPLVRREAGAHEISWDPARGQLDLEGLEGADAVVHLAGESIAGGRWTPARKAAILESRVEGTRLLAEGLAKLRRAPSVLVCASAIGYYGSRADAVLTEDSAPGTGFLSEVCQAWEAAAEPARQAGIRVVHLRTGVVLSARGGALAQMILPFTMGVGGVIGGGRQWMSWIGFDDLIGAIHHALFTEALRGPVNATAPQPVTNAEFTRILGKVLGRPTLFPLPAPVVRLMFGELGDALLLQGARVLPTKLQATGFTFRQPDLEAALRSELGR, via the coding sequence ATGAACGTCTTCGAAGCGAGCACCCCTCTCGAGCGGCGCCATCAGGCCTTCGCTCAAATTGGAACCCAGCGGATCGCCATCACGGGCGCCTCGGGGTTCGTCGGCACGCGGCTCGGATCTTTCCTCGAGACCGGCGGGCACGCCGTCTGGCCGCTTGTGCGGCGCGAGGCGGGCGCGCATGAGATCTCGTGGGACCCGGCGCGGGGTCAGCTGGACCTGGAGGGGCTCGAGGGCGCCGACGCGGTGGTGCACCTGGCGGGCGAAAGCATCGCGGGCGGGCGCTGGACGCCGGCTCGCAAGGCCGCGATTCTCGAGAGCCGCGTGGAGGGGACGCGCTTGCTCGCCGAGGGACTTGCAAAGCTGCGCCGAGCGCCCAGCGTCCTGGTCTGCGCCTCGGCGATCGGTTACTACGGCTCGCGCGCTGACGCCGTCCTCACCGAGGACAGCGCGCCGGGCACTGGCTTTCTTTCCGAGGTTTGTCAGGCCTGGGAAGCCGCCGCCGAGCCCGCTCGCCAGGCGGGAATCCGGGTCGTCCACCTGCGAACCGGCGTCGTGCTGTCCGCGCGCGGGGGGGCGCTCGCGCAGATGATCCTGCCCTTCACGATGGGGGTCGGCGGGGTGATCGGCGGCGGCCGGCAGTGGATGAGCTGGATCGGCTTCGACGACCTCATCGGGGCGATCCACCATGCCCTCTTCACCGAGGCCCTGAGGGGGCCCGTGAACGCCACCGCCCCGCAGCCGGTGACCAACGCGGAGTTCACGCGGATCCTGGGAAAGGTGCTCGGCCGGCCGACGCTCTTCCCGTTGCCGGCCCCGGTCGTTCGCCTGATGTTCGGCGAGCTCGGCGACGCCTTGCTGCTTCAGGGAGCGCGCGTCCTGCCGACGAAGCTGCAGGCCACCGGGTTCACCTTCCGTCAACCCGATCTCGAGGCGGCGCTTCGCAGCGAGCTCGGTCGCTAG
- a CDS encoding glucose 1-dehydrogenase, with protein MRAAAVETSKPESLHLETLCAPEPAPDEVRVDVLEVGLCGTDRDIVLGKYGEAPPGESFLIIGHENLGVVSRAGSGVTSLRPGELVVATVRRPCPELCLNCQAGEIDMCRTGHFRERGIKGMHGYAAESYVEKEAYLVRVPESLTRVAVLLEPLSVVEKALREVSFVQERLVWKAERALVTGAGPIGLLAALVLRLRGIETHLVDLVEADHPKAHLARALGASFHSSDAHHGLGELVQGIGRPDVIVEATGVSAISFPAILTLAPNGVLVRLGLSPSRQALALPGDVINQVMVLENIAVLGSVNANIRDFARGVDDLLESERRFPGWLEGLISRRIPLSALDAAFEKEPDDIKVVLSISPPP; from the coding sequence ATGAGAGCCGCCGCCGTCGAGACCAGCAAGCCCGAGAGCCTTCACCTGGAAACCCTCTGCGCTCCCGAGCCCGCCCCGGACGAAGTGCGGGTGGACGTGCTCGAGGTCGGGCTGTGCGGCACCGACCGGGACATCGTCCTGGGCAAGTACGGCGAGGCGCCGCCGGGGGAGTCCTTCCTGATCATCGGCCACGAGAACCTCGGGGTCGTCTCGCGTGCGGGCTCAGGCGTCACCTCGTTACGCCCCGGCGAGCTCGTGGTCGCGACCGTCCGGCGCCCCTGCCCCGAGCTGTGCCTTAACTGCCAGGCCGGCGAGATCGACATGTGCCGCACCGGGCACTTTCGCGAGCGCGGGATCAAGGGCATGCACGGCTACGCGGCCGAATCCTACGTCGAGAAAGAAGCGTACCTGGTCAGGGTCCCCGAGAGCCTGACCAGGGTGGCGGTCTTGCTCGAGCCCCTGAGCGTCGTGGAGAAGGCGCTGCGCGAGGTCTCGTTCGTCCAGGAGCGCCTCGTCTGGAAAGCCGAGCGGGCGCTCGTCACCGGCGCGGGGCCCATCGGGCTGTTGGCGGCGCTGGTGCTGCGGCTCAGGGGGATCGAGACCCACCTGGTGGATCTCGTCGAGGCGGATCACCCCAAGGCGCACCTCGCCCGGGCGCTGGGGGCGAGCTTCCACTCGAGCGACGCCCACCACGGGCTAGGCGAGCTGGTCCAGGGCATCGGTCGCCCCGACGTGATCGTCGAGGCGACCGGGGTGAGCGCGATCTCCTTTCCGGCCATCCTGACGCTCGCGCCCAACGGCGTCCTCGTGAGGCTGGGGCTCAGCCCCTCCAGGCAGGCGCTGGCGCTGCCCGGCGACGTCATCAACCAGGTGATGGTGCTCGAGAACATCGCGGTGCTCGGCAGCGTCAACGCCAACATCCGGGACTTCGCCCGGGGCGTCGACGACCTGCTCGAGAGCGAGCGGCGCTTTCCGGGCTGGCTCGAGGGCCTGATCAGCCGCAGGATCCCCCTCTCGGCGCTGGATGCCGCCTTCGAGAAGGAGCCCGACGACATCAAGGTCGTGCTTTCGATCAGCCCTCCTCCTTGA
- a CDS encoding MerR family transcriptional regulator, which translates to MPDSGKYQIKAVCQLTGLSSDVIRAWERRYGAISPVRAERNLRLYSERDVARLLLLKQATGAGHAIGRIATLADADLASLVTPVAPARAHDQGLPAQRIIAAIERLDYTAADEALGQAAVVIPAAQLIREVVLPVLEHVGARWSQYPLGIAAEHLATSLLRSLLGALLRTRHIDRLHAPVLLGTLPGEPHEMGLLVAALTIASCGVPVCYLGPNLPASGLALAAKQIGAFAVGISVVNSPDEAQLSELDRLASELAPGTALWLGGQGALSAPPGALPARSLVLASHEAIERQLQDPVVR; encoded by the coding sequence ATGCCAGACTCCGGCAAGTATCAGATCAAGGCCGTTTGCCAGCTGACGGGCCTCAGCTCGGACGTCATTCGCGCCTGGGAGCGGCGGTACGGTGCGATCTCGCCCGTTCGCGCCGAACGAAACCTGCGCCTCTACAGCGAACGCGATGTCGCGCGGCTCCTGTTGCTCAAGCAAGCGACAGGAGCCGGCCACGCCATCGGCCGGATCGCCACGCTCGCGGACGCCGATCTGGCCTCGCTCGTCACGCCCGTCGCGCCTGCTCGCGCGCATGACCAGGGCTTGCCTGCCCAGCGGATCATCGCCGCGATCGAGCGGCTGGACTACACGGCGGCGGATGAAGCGCTCGGCCAGGCCGCTGTGGTGATTCCTGCCGCGCAGCTGATCCGCGAGGTCGTGCTGCCCGTGCTGGAGCACGTCGGCGCCCGGTGGTCGCAGTATCCGCTCGGAATCGCCGCAGAGCACCTGGCGACCTCGCTCTTGAGAAGCCTCCTGGGAGCGCTCCTGAGGACGCGACACATCGACAGGCTCCATGCACCGGTCTTGCTGGGAACCTTGCCAGGGGAGCCACACGAGATGGGGCTGCTCGTCGCAGCCCTGACCATCGCCTCGTGCGGGGTTCCAGTCTGTTACCTGGGCCCGAACCTCCCCGCTTCCGGGCTGGCCCTCGCCGCCAAGCAGATCGGGGCATTCGCCGTGGGAATCAGCGTCGTCAACAGCCCCGACGAGGCGCAGCTCTCCGAGCTCGATCGGCTCGCGAGCGAGCTCGCGCCCGGGACCGCACTCTGGCTCGGCGGCCAGGGGGCGCTCTCGGCGCCCCCTGGCGCGCTGCCTGCCAGGTCTCTCGTGTTGGCGAGCCACGAGGCGATCGAAAGGCAGCTGCAGGATCCCGTGGTAAGGTGA
- a CDS encoding FAD-linked oxidase C-terminal domain-containing protein, protein MRQSRTSRKTDPRIAFFREGGQAAALEAALAQRIKGEVRFDDGSRALYATDASNYRQVPIGVVIPRDAEDVVATLETCRRFGAPVLGRGGGTSLAGQGCNVAVVLDFSKVMHRLLWLDPEARLASVEPGIVLDRLREAAEAHGLTFGPDPATHTHCTLGGMIGNNSCGVHSVMAGRTSDNVETLGILTYDGHRMRVGRTDEAELERILEAGGAQAERYRKLLSLRDRYAPLIRARFPKIPRRVSGYALDELLPENGFNVARALVGSESTCVMVLDATVRLVPSPPARSLLVLGYPSVFEAGDHVLEVLSADPIGLEGMDDRLVNDMTVKGLHPRDLKLLPDGRGWLLAEFGGETKAESDARARALMRKLAKLAHPPTMKLFDDPTQEAIVWRVRESGLGATAFVPGKPLTWEGWEDSAVAPEKLGAYLRALRELLETYDYGCDLYGHFGQGCVHTRIDFDLETAAGIEKFRSFVSDASDLVVSFGGSISGEHGDGQSKAEFLGKMYGPELLEAFEEFKAIWDPEGKLNPGKIVDPYRVDQNLRLGTGYRPPQPKTHFKFPQDQGSFSRATLRCVGVGECRKEKMGTMCPSYMVTREEKHATRGRARLLFELFQQDVLKGGWREPSVKEALDLCLACKGCKGECPVNVDMATYKAEFLSHYYEGRLRPRAAYAFGQIQRWAELASRVPWLANLATQTPLLREVAKAIAGVAPARAIPAFAPTTFKQWFSEREAKRTNAPPVVLWADTFSNHFQPEVAMAAVEVLEDAGFRVVLPGGKLCCGRPLYDYGFLDQAETQLATILRALRPALRRGTPIVGLEPSCVAVFRDELGNLFPDDEDAKRLKEQVFLLGEFLVSQGYSPPALGGRAIVQGHCHQKAIMGMDGDATLLKRLGLDFEILDSGCCGMAGAFGFEEQHHEVAMQVGERVLLPAVREADAETLVIADGFSCREQIRQSTPRKALHLAQVLSLAIRQGAPRGAPEPARDAPRRRALLGAAGIVLLGGALAFAWRRRGR, encoded by the coding sequence ATGCGCCAGTCACGCACGAGCCGAAAGACGGATCCCCGGATCGCCTTCTTTCGAGAGGGCGGCCAGGCAGCAGCGCTCGAAGCGGCGCTCGCCCAGCGCATCAAGGGCGAGGTACGCTTCGACGACGGCAGCCGCGCCCTCTACGCCACCGACGCCTCCAACTACCGCCAGGTACCAATCGGCGTCGTCATCCCCCGCGACGCCGAGGACGTGGTGGCGACCCTCGAGACCTGCCGCCGCTTCGGGGCTCCAGTGCTCGGGCGCGGCGGCGGCACCAGCCTCGCGGGCCAGGGCTGCAACGTGGCCGTCGTGCTCGACTTCTCGAAGGTCATGCATCGGCTGCTCTGGCTGGACCCCGAGGCGCGCTTGGCGAGCGTCGAGCCGGGCATCGTCCTGGACCGCCTGAGAGAGGCAGCCGAAGCGCACGGGCTCACCTTCGGGCCGGACCCTGCCACCCACACCCACTGCACCCTGGGCGGGATGATCGGCAACAACTCGTGCGGCGTCCACTCGGTCATGGCCGGCCGTACCTCCGACAACGTCGAGACGCTGGGGATCCTGACCTACGACGGCCACCGGATGCGCGTCGGAAGGACCGACGAGGCGGAGCTCGAGCGGATCCTCGAAGCGGGCGGCGCGCAGGCCGAGCGCTACCGAAAGCTCCTCTCCCTGCGCGATCGCTACGCCCCCTTGATCCGCGCGCGCTTCCCGAAGATCCCGCGCCGGGTCTCGGGGTACGCCCTCGACGAGCTCTTGCCGGAGAACGGCTTCAACGTGGCCCGGGCGCTGGTGGGCAGCGAGAGCACCTGCGTCATGGTGCTCGATGCGACCGTCCGGCTCGTCCCCAGCCCCCCGGCGCGCAGCCTCCTGGTGCTGGGCTACCCCAGCGTGTTCGAGGCGGGCGATCACGTCCTCGAGGTCCTTTCGGCCGACCCGATCGGCCTCGAGGGGATGGACGATCGGCTCGTCAACGACATGACGGTGAAGGGGCTGCACCCGAGGGACCTGAAGCTCTTGCCGGATGGGCGCGGCTGGTTGCTCGCCGAGTTCGGCGGTGAGACCAAGGCCGAGTCGGACGCGCGCGCCCGGGCCCTGATGCGAAAGCTCGCCAAGCTCGCGCATCCCCCCACCATGAAGCTCTTCGACGATCCGACCCAGGAGGCGATCGTGTGGCGGGTGCGCGAATCCGGCCTCGGCGCGACCGCGTTCGTGCCCGGCAAGCCCCTCACCTGGGAGGGCTGGGAGGACTCGGCGGTCGCCCCCGAGAAGCTCGGGGCGTACCTGCGCGCTTTGCGCGAGCTGCTCGAGACCTACGACTACGGCTGCGACCTGTACGGTCACTTCGGGCAAGGCTGCGTCCACACGCGGATCGACTTCGATCTCGAGACGGCCGCAGGCATCGAGAAGTTCCGCTCCTTCGTCTCCGACGCGAGCGACCTGGTCGTGAGCTTCGGGGGATCCATCTCCGGCGAGCACGGCGACGGGCAGTCCAAGGCGGAGTTCCTGGGAAAGATGTACGGCCCCGAGCTGCTCGAGGCCTTCGAGGAGTTCAAGGCCATCTGGGACCCCGAGGGCAAGCTCAACCCCGGCAAGATCGTCGATCCCTACCGCGTGGACCAGAACCTGCGCCTGGGCACCGGCTACCGGCCGCCCCAGCCGAAGACCCACTTCAAGTTCCCCCAGGACCAGGGCAGCTTCTCGCGCGCGACCCTGCGCTGCGTGGGGGTCGGCGAGTGCCGAAAGGAAAAGATGGGCACCATGTGCCCGAGCTACATGGTCACTCGCGAGGAGAAGCACGCGACCCGCGGGCGCGCACGCCTGCTCTTCGAGCTGTTCCAGCAAGACGTGCTCAAGGGCGGCTGGCGCGAGCCGAGCGTCAAGGAGGCCCTCGATCTCTGCCTGGCCTGCAAGGGGTGCAAGGGCGAGTGCCCCGTGAACGTGGACATGGCGACCTACAAGGCGGAGTTCCTCTCCCACTACTACGAGGGCCGCCTTCGCCCGCGCGCGGCCTACGCCTTCGGGCAGATCCAGCGCTGGGCCGAGCTGGCCTCTCGGGTGCCCTGGCTCGCGAACCTCGCCACCCAGACGCCCCTCCTCCGCGAGGTCGCCAAGGCGATCGCCGGGGTGGCCCCAGCCCGCGCGATCCCGGCCTTCGCCCCCACGACCTTCAAGCAGTGGTTTTCCGAACGCGAGGCCAAGCGCACAAACGCCCCGCCGGTCGTGCTCTGGGCCGACACCTTCAGCAACCACTTCCAGCCCGAAGTGGCCATGGCCGCCGTGGAGGTCCTGGAGGACGCCGGCTTCCGCGTCGTGCTGCCTGGCGGCAAGCTCTGTTGCGGCCGCCCCCTCTACGACTACGGCTTCCTCGACCAGGCCGAGACGCAGCTCGCGACGATCCTCCGGGCCCTGCGCCCGGCCTTGCGCCGGGGCACGCCGATCGTGGGACTCGAGCCAAGCTGCGTGGCGGTCTTCAGGGACGAGCTCGGCAATCTCTTCCCCGACGACGAGGACGCCAAGCGCCTCAAGGAGCAGGTCTTCCTGCTCGGCGAGTTCCTGGTGAGCCAGGGTTACTCGCCCCCCGCGCTTGGGGGCCGCGCCATCGTCCAGGGCCACTGCCACCAGAAGGCGATCATGGGGATGGACGGCGACGCGACGCTGCTCAAGCGGCTCGGCCTCGACTTCGAGATCCTCGACTCGGGCTGTTGCGGCATGGCAGGCGCCTTCGGCTTCGAAGAGCAGCATCACGAGGTGGCCATGCAAGTCGGCGAGCGCGTCCTGCTGCCTGCCGTGCGCGAGGCCGACGCCGAGACCCTCGTGATCGCGGACGGCTTCAGCTGCCGCGAGCAGATCAGGCAGAGCACGCCCCGCAAGGCGCTGCACCTGGCCCAGGTCCTGAGCCTGGCCATCAGGCAAGGCGCCCCTCGAGGAGCGCCCGAGCCCGCGCGTGACGCGCCCCGCCGGCGTGCGCTGCTTGGGGCTGCCGGAATCGTCCTGCTGGGAGGAGCGCTCGCGTTCGCCTGGCGCCGGCGCGGACGCTGA